In one Sesamum indicum cultivar Zhongzhi No. 13 linkage group LG12, S_indicum_v1.0, whole genome shotgun sequence genomic region, the following are encoded:
- the LOC105174797 gene encoding uncharacterized protein LOC105174797: MAFAFTQNRHSLSPLFFSIFFLSLPLSSSSSSIHDLLQSMGLPAGLLPKEVKSYNFSDSGLLEVFLDGPCLTKFDTMAFYESEVRANLTYGSLTGVEGLSQEELFLWLPVKDIIVDDPRSGLILIDIGVAHKQLSLSLFEDPPDCSTKSVLKEDAATGKAFAAER, encoded by the exons ATGGCGTTTGCGTTCACACAAAATcgccactctctctctcccctcttTTTCTccatcttctttctctctcttccgctctcctcctcctcctcctccatcCACGACCTCCTCCAGTCCATGGGCCTCCCGGCGGGCCTGCTCCCCAAGGAGGTCAAGTCCTACAATTTCTCCGACTCCGGCCTGCTCGAGGTGTTCCTCGACGGGCCGTGCTTGACCAAGTTCGACACCATGGCCTTCTACGAGAGCGAGGTGCGCGCTAATCTCACCTACGGCAGCCTCACCGGGGTAGAAGGCCTGTCGCAGGAGGAGCTTTTTCTCTGGCTTCCGGTGAAAGACATAATCGTCGATGATCCCAGATCAGGCCTCATACTAATTGACATCGGAGTTGCTCACAaacaactctctctctcccttttTGAAGACCCACCCGATTGCAGCACAAAAA GTGTGTTGAAGGAGGACGCGGCAACAGGGAAGGCATTCGCAGCAGAAAGATAA